Proteins from a genomic interval of Clostridium sp. 'deep sea':
- a CDS encoding tetratricopeptide repeat protein, with protein sequence MIRENRISDVSKVVPFGRSSQFYFSRAMREYERGNLRRVCELLTSAIKYNPEDIWNYYNLALTYEELGEYNTAISIWHDEVLKRDENFSEAYFHLAVCYAETEDIDLVYKYMEKYLELEPNGDLETAARHILKLLEDSRTSSSDSNNMNSSHLVMLELEKKLAGMINTHAYDEALKICESTLTTEGESLPLLNRTTLICFLAGEEQKGLDYVQSVLAKDKNNVGAYCNLIFYYYQKGDDLRVQAIIEKMIEIEFSALNEVLRWTQTLGTIGKHKRAYEWLREVYWGGEYNAEMFYQLGVASINLGKERDAKFYWRQAALIDDIRSPAELYYQLLLQIKDLGIISSVCSYNYDWPIINMIQSGYDSEVTNYSEEERQVLYLCMKYYIRYGTPDIVNMVLNCIPALNKEMQKTILQELMLSAYDDMKYHVLEQYDPSLKYISVIKCSNKTYHLDNSYQVKVTMPFIVAARMIKENLEAYQSQVIVNMGMKLWYRYCNVSYPNPRRISKSTVWAAAMECHILEMFNFDCDFQKIAKRYGIKETSLKRSLECIRETITIK encoded by the coding sequence ATGATAAGAGAAAATAGAATCTCAGATGTAAGTAAAGTGGTACCATTTGGTCGCAGTTCCCAGTTTTATTTTAGCAGAGCAATGCGTGAATATGAACGAGGAAATTTACGTAGAGTATGTGAATTGCTTACATCAGCTATTAAATATAATCCAGAAGATATATGGAATTATTATAATTTAGCACTCACATACGAAGAGCTAGGGGAGTATAATACGGCTATTTCAATTTGGCATGACGAAGTATTAAAGAGAGATGAGAATTTTTCAGAAGCCTATTTTCATTTAGCAGTGTGTTATGCTGAAACAGAAGATATTGACTTAGTTTATAAATATATGGAAAAATATCTTGAACTAGAGCCTAATGGAGATTTAGAAACAGCTGCAAGGCATATATTAAAGTTATTAGAAGATAGTAGAACAAGTTCAAGCGATTCTAATAATATGAATAGCTCCCATTTAGTCATGTTAGAACTAGAAAAAAAACTGGCTGGTATGATTAATACTCATGCTTATGATGAGGCTCTTAAAATTTGTGAGAGTACTCTAACTACAGAGGGAGAAAGTCTTCCTTTACTAAATAGAACAACCCTAATTTGTTTTTTGGCTGGAGAAGAACAAAAGGGTTTAGACTATGTTCAAAGTGTATTAGCAAAAGATAAAAATAACGTTGGCGCTTATTGTAATCTAATATTTTATTACTACCAAAAAGGTGATGACCTAAGGGTTCAAGCAATTATTGAAAAAATGATTGAAATAGAATTTTCAGCCCTAAATGAGGTATTAAGATGGACCCAAACATTGGGTACTATAGGTAAACATAAACGAGCCTATGAGTGGCTAAGAGAGGTTTATTGGGGTGGAGAATATAATGCTGAAATGTTTTATCAATTGGGTGTCGCATCTATTAACTTAGGCAAAGAAAGAGACGCTAAATTTTACTGGAGACAAGCTGCCTTAATAGATGATATTCGCTCTCCTGCAGAACTGTATTATCAATTATTATTACAGATTAAAGACTTAGGCATAATTTCTTCTGTGTGTAGTTACAATTATGATTGGCCAATAATTAATATGATTCAATCTGGATACGATAGTGAGGTTACAAATTATTCAGAAGAAGAGCGTCAAGTTCTCTATTTATGTATGAAGTATTATATTAGGTATGGTACACCGGATATAGTAAATATGGTTCTTAATTGTATACCCGCACTAAATAAAGAAATGCAAAAAACAATTTTACAGGAATTAATGTTATCTGCTTATGACGACATGAAATATCATGTGTTAGAGCAATATGACCCTAGTTTAAAATATATATCTGTTATTAAATGTAGTAATAAAACCTATCACTTAGATAATAGTTATCAAGTGAAAGTTACAATGCCATTTATTGTAGCTGCACGTATGATTAAAGAAAATTTAGAGGCTTATCAAAGCCAAGTAATTGTTAATATGGGTATGAAACTCTGGTATAGATACTGCAATGTGTCTTATCCAAATCCAAGAAGAATTAGTAAGTCTACGGTTTGGGCAGCTGCTATGGAGTGCCATATACTTGAAATGTTTAACTTTGATTGTGACTTTCAAAAAATTGCAAAAAGATATGGAATTAAAGAAACATCGCTTAAACGTTCTCTGGAATGTATACGAGAAACAATTACCATAAAATAA
- the argS gene encoding arginine--tRNA ligase: MLNYQKQIALLLTEQLQNVDKNTILSLIEIPPKDDMGDYAFPCFKLAKVLRKSPKLIAEELAKNIELRPFLQRVSAEGPYVNFYINNSHFAKNVLETIFEAGTDYAKLSNNNKTVVIDYSSPNIAKPFHVGHLRSTILGQSLYNIYTHLGYDCIGVNHLGDWGTQFGKQILAYKLWGNDEVIKKDPIKEFVKLYVKFHDEADKNPKLVDEARAWLKKLEEGDEEAIAIWKWTGEESLKEFNMFYKKLGVKFDYNTGESFYIDKVPAVIAELQQKNLLTTSEGAQVVELGEDIPPCLIMKADGTTIYASRDIAAVLYRKKTFDFDKVIYLTDYSQNLHFKQWIKVVELMGYDFAKDIVHASFGRVSLASGRMQTRKGNVILLEQLLNEALTKTNQVIEERNPDLPNKEKVAEQVAVGSIIFNDLYNNRISDIVFNWDEVLNFEGETGPYLQYAYARSCRVLEKCNVEISTDINYELLSDVESVNLLKSIYKFPQEILKAAEDYEPSLIGRQVMRIARNFSKFYNTNHILTEDQELCKARALLCFAANTAIKVGLNLLNMPAPTRM, translated from the coding sequence ATGTTAAATTACCAAAAGCAAATAGCTTTGTTGCTAACTGAGCAACTACAAAATGTCGACAAAAATACCATTTTAAGTTTAATTGAGATTCCACCTAAAGATGATATGGGAGACTATGCTTTTCCATGTTTTAAACTTGCCAAGGTATTAAGAAAATCACCGAAATTAATTGCTGAAGAATTAGCAAAGAACATTGAATTACGCCCTTTCTTACAAAGAGTATCTGCAGAAGGTCCTTATGTAAACTTCTATATTAATAATTCGCATTTTGCAAAAAATGTATTAGAAACTATTTTTGAAGCTGGCACAGATTACGCCAAATTATCTAATAATAATAAAACTGTAGTAATAGATTACTCTTCACCTAATATTGCCAAGCCATTTCATGTTGGTCATTTACGTTCAACTATTCTTGGTCAGTCTTTGTATAATATATATACCCATTTAGGGTATGACTGCATTGGGGTAAACCACTTGGGTGATTGGGGAACCCAGTTTGGTAAACAAATATTGGCTTATAAACTTTGGGGTAATGATGAAGTAATTAAAAAAGACCCTATTAAAGAGTTTGTGAAACTATATGTTAAGTTTCATGATGAGGCGGATAAAAATCCTAAACTTGTAGACGAGGCAAGGGCTTGGCTTAAAAAATTAGAAGAAGGTGATGAAGAGGCCATTGCTATTTGGAAGTGGACAGGTGAAGAAAGTTTAAAAGAATTTAATATGTTTTATAAAAAACTAGGTGTTAAATTTGATTATAACACTGGTGAAAGTTTTTATATAGATAAAGTTCCAGCAGTTATAGCGGAATTACAGCAGAAAAATTTATTAACAACTAGTGAGGGTGCTCAAGTCGTTGAGTTAGGTGAAGATATTCCCCCCTGTTTGATTATGAAGGCAGATGGTACAACTATTTATGCCTCGAGAGATATTGCAGCCGTATTATATCGTAAAAAAACGTTTGATTTTGACAAGGTTATTTATTTAACTGACTACTCTCAAAATCTTCACTTTAAACAGTGGATTAAGGTTGTAGAATTAATGGGTTATGATTTTGCTAAGGATATAGTACATGCCTCTTTTGGTAGAGTTAGCTTGGCCTCTGGACGCATGCAGACCCGTAAAGGAAATGTAATATTGCTTGAACAGTTATTAAATGAAGCTTTAACAAAAACTAATCAAGTAATAGAAGAGCGTAATCCAGACTTACCTAATAAAGAAAAAGTTGCTGAGCAAGTGGCTGTTGGTTCTATAATTTTTAATGATTTATATAATAATCGTATTAGCGATATTGTATTTAATTGGGATGAAGTTCTTAATTTTGAGGGTGAAACAGGACCATATTTACAATATGCTTATGCTCGTTCATGTCGAGTACTAGAAAAATGCAATGTGGAAATTAGTACTGATATTAATTATGAATTATTAAGTGACGTTGAATCGGTTAATTTACTAAAATCAATTTATAAATTTCCGCAAGAAATATTAAAAGCTGCTGAAGATTATGAGCCATCATTAATTGGACGCCAAGTTATGCGAATAGCTCGTAATTTTAGTAAATTTTATAATACAAATCATATACTTACCGAAGATCAAGAGTTATGTAAAGCTAGAGCATTATTATGTTTTGCTGCTAATACTGCCATAAAAGTTGGCTTAAATTTACTTAATATGCCAGCTCCCACAAGAATGTAA